Genomic DNA from Streptomyces sp. NBC_01571:
ACCTGGCCCGCATCTGCGCGCTGAACGCGTTGGCCGCGGTCAAGTCCGTCGCGGGCGACCTGGACCGTGTCGCGCGGGTCGTGAAGGTCGTCGGCTTCGTAGCCTCGGCCTCCGACTTCATCGGTCAGCCCGGTGTGGTGAACGGGGCCAGTGAGCTGCTCGGCGCGGTTCTCGGCGACAAGGGTGTGCACGCGCGCAGTGCCGTCGGGGTGGCGGTGCTGCCGCTGGACGCGCCGGTGGAGGTCGAGATCCAGGTGGAGCTGACGGAGGCGTAGGCCCTCCGGGCGGGCGGGGAGGGGTGTGCCCTGGGCCCAGGGTTCCTCGCCTGCGCCGTCCCCGCCCGTCCCGTACCCGGGGGACGGGACGGGTAGGGGCGGCGAGGGCGGAGAACCTGCCCGTCGGCCCGGTGGTCGCCCTTGATCGACCGGGGCCCCTCGAACATTCGCCCGGCTCGGGATAGCCTCCGGCCATGG
This window encodes:
- a CDS encoding RidA family protein — encoded protein: MSGAVESKLAELGLTLPDVVPPLAAYQPAVRSGVYVYTSGQLPMVDGKLPVTGKVGAEVTAEEAKDLARICALNALAAVKSVAGDLDRVARVVKVVGFVASASDFIGQPGVVNGASELLGAVLGDKGVHARSAVGVAVLPLDAPVEVEIQVELTEA